The region ATCAAAATGATTCTGGGCAAATTCGAACAACACACAAACAGCCGTAAGATATGAAGATATGAAGATTTTGAAAACAGGTTTTACGGTACAGGAACATAGGTGTAAAGCTTATACCGTTGAGACTTGGGAAATTGCTAAATGTTAGATAGAATTACAAACcctaaattgtaaaaaatagcTTGCTAATAATGTCTTAGTACTAAATGTCGAAAAGACAGTTGATGCGCGACTTACGAAATTCACTGTGATTGTTTACCAGTATATGGAATAATACCGTGGGGTGAAGCAAATGAAATGATATTAGATTCACTCCCTCGAGTGAATGATAGAATAGTGTTAATCgtaatgaaaatcataataaacAGCCATCAAGCAtaggtaaaaaatatattttaaaatcaGTGACGCATTATTGTGATAAATTGAGcaattgttttgaaaattcaaatgtcAAATCAAGAGATAGGCAAATTAAAATTCCCGAAATTAGTCTAATGGTTGATAAAAAAAGTCGTAAATATACGATAGTAAAATACTGTAGCAAATTGTTTAATAACTTGAAAATCCTGCAAATAAGCtgaagtaaaaaatgtaacaaagcATGTAGTCTACGGGCAGTATCtttaaattgattaaaattagTAGAGGTAGCATATAGATATACAAAGCAAACAGCTTTAAACAAATTACACGTCGTAAATTTTTCTGTCGGTTAAATCAGCCGGTATTATAATAACGATTCAAAATAAACCGCCTTCTTTTTATcacatttatttcttttgcgATTGAGATACGAAAACGATCTTAATTGTACAACATCTAATATATGTGGGACGGAAATATTCCAAGCGTATCGACAGTTGGACTTGCGGATTTGAATCGGCTTATAACTAATTACCGATCACTTGAATAATCCGTAAAATATGCAACCTCGTCACGGATATTCAAATCGATGTATATCTGGTTGCCGGAATGATATCGCATTCCAAACGgtattaaaaacaaatgttttaCGTATGCGATTTGCATATTATAAAATCGCGATTGCACCTTATGACTGTGCTTGCAAAATAGACTTGGTTAAAACTCCCGCacgatactttttatttcaatttctacgGATATTAAACGGTAAAAATCTATCTTCAAAATACCTGCgcttgaagaagaagaagaaaaaaattaaagcatCCTTTGTCACtaattggaataatttttatcacataattccattgaaaatttttacttctaacgatttttcgcccgaaaaaatttctccatttATTGATAATGCGAGGTTTTTTCAGGTCGCCGTTCCCGATCTCATCGAGGCAGCGAAGGACGCCGACTTTCTGATCTTCGTTATCCCTCATCAATTTATCCGAACCCTGTGCGCGACTCTGCTTGGAAAAATAAAGCCAACAGCCGTCGGCCTGTCGCtgataaaagtaattttctataagtgtttaaaaaatttgcaagaaGATTTGCTATCGTTTCTTGGTACAAACGTTTTCGATCTCTGATTTGATTCATTActagtttgtttttgtttttctctcaaaaaaattattctttttttcgtttctattTGCCGTTTCTTTCGTTCAGGGCTTTGATCAAGGCGATGGAAAATCGATCGAGCTGATATCGAAGATAATCGAAAACCTGCTAAAAATACAATGCTACGTTCTGATGGGAGCAAATCTCGCCAACGAAGTTGCAGAGGGGAAATTTTGCGAGACTACGATAGGTGAGTtataagagaaataaaaaagagacCGAAACAAAGGGgtttaaaagaaaatccaTGTCAATGTATGATTCTTGCGCTGAGTACGTGACTTTTATCATCAGGATTCGAAACTCTGCAGAAATTTAAGACCCTATTTACGAcacaaaatattaaatttccaaaCACCTTACAGGCTGCAAGGATAAGAGAACCGCGCCTCTTTTGCGAGACATGATTCAAACCGAAAATTTCAGAGTTGTTGTAGTCGAAGATGCCGACGCCGTCGAAGTCTGCGGTGCTCTCaaggtaaaataataataatacatttttcgcATAATTTCCcgtattatttaatttttttcgtttttttttttcttacagacATAATTAACccgcataattttttttattattttcaacaaaaattttcattgtagaGAAAATAGGAGAGAAaagtagaatgaaaaaaaggtaattctGCCAAGGGATTGCAAAATCTTAATTTGCGGTTAAATAATGACTCGTGATTATAACAGAATATCGTTGCCTGCGGTGCGGGTTTCGTCGATGGTTTGGGCCTCGGCGATAACACAAAAGCGGCGGTAATCAGACTGGGACTGATGGAGATGGTGAAATTCGTCGACACTTTTTACGGTGGTTCGAAGCTCTCGACTTTCTTCGAAAGCTGTGGAGTAGCCGATCTGATAACGACTTGCTACGGAGGCCGAAATCGACGCGTCTGCGAGCAGTTCGTAACGAGCGGAAAGGCGAGTGAAATGGGCATTTCCgctgggagaaaaaaaaaacaacatttttgaACGTCTTGTATATGGAGTATTTCACGTCAAGTCGAACGGTCGGTTTCCCTGAACCATTTTAATCCGATTGCCCTTTCACGCAATCGATGTATACATTGAAAGGatgaactttgaattttttcagattttttcgacACATGATTTCTTCACGACAGCTCGTccaataaattgatttcaacaATGTATTGAATTTCCGCGTCTACGTAGCTTAAAACCTGAACGACATATGAAAAAAGTTCGTTTACAAAACTTTTAGGTTCTCTCGTCAACTTCTCGagagtatttttttatgaattatcATACTCCGTTTCAGTGTGATTTTGATACAAAATGCGCGCAAATTATTCGAAACTGAAAATTGCTCCGATCGAATGGGCTACAATTTATACACAGCGTGCCTTCTTCAACGCGAAAGGTTGTCTGAAAACTTCATAGCGGGTGGTGCAGTTGTTCGGAAGATGTATCAACGAATATTCACAGAGTGGCGAGAATTCGGTTCAAAGTTCGCGGCGCGGCAGGAAATTTGCTTACCCTGCGCGTGACGCTGCTGCGCACTCGAGCGCGATCTTCGATTGTTACGCGTCTTGTTTATAACTTCAGCTGACGACTTTTTCTTGAGGAGTGATACTTCGGTCTATCATTTATCACGATTCCTGACATGATATGTGAATTCCCTACTGCCGGACAATATTTTCGAAGCATATTCATCCAAGGTAAGAGTTCAACGATGTTTTGGGTACCGTAATACCGACTGTATAACTGTCACCGTTCATACCACCGCATTTATAGTACGTATGGATGGGAGATTTCACATTTCCATGAAAACTATTACTTGTAACTTTTGAACTGCTTTTCCGCCTACTACGAAACTCACAGACAAACTTTGATATTCAAAAAGACGTgctgtggaaaaatttcagctgaTTCGATCAGGGCACTATTTTGTTACGGAAGATCATCGAAGATATTTCGTCAAAACTATACTTTTTAGACGTTTCATACAAATATGCAAAACTTTTTCATAGGACCTTTTTCcatatttcatctaaatttCAACCTATGTtaactttaaaaaattagaaatcgTCAAAAGTCGATTTTTCGACTAGCTGTGGTAAGAAAATGCTTGGTcgtgaaaatctgaaaaaattcagatttgATGCTTTCAATACGAACTTCAAGTGAATAAAAGGGTATCAAAAGCGGTCAGGGAACAATCTCATGTTTTCGTTCGATTTGGCATAGAATCCCCTATGtaaagtagagaaaaaaaagataatccGTGGGTCGTACCTTCTTATCTTTCGTCAAAAAGTATGATAATGAAacattaattgaaattcagtGATTTTTAATCACGAGTCTTCAATCTTCTGTATTTGCTTCATGTTTTGTGCAACCAAAAAACACAAGCATGTGATCtagttgtttttctttcatcgtaacaaatttttcatccaaagACACAGTCGTTCAGGAATTCAGGACAAATATAattcgaaaaacgaaaaaaaaaagatcaagaAGGAATAAAATCATGGAAATATTCGTTTTTCCGCAGACGATTAAGCAACTCGAAGACGAGCTTCTTGCAGGCCAGAAACTCCAGGGACCAGCAACCGCTGACGAGGTTCACACGATGCTTGTAAATCGCGGTGCCACCGACAAGTTTCCGCTCTTCACGGCCGTTCATCGCATCTGCATCGCTGAGCTGAAACCTGCCGAATTTATCGACCAAATTCGAAGCCATCCCGAGCACGTGTGAGTATTTACTTCATTTCAATCAAcgcttttttttctaaatttgttGCCCCTCTGTTGTtggaagtttgaaaaattccatgcGGTGTTTCTGATGTTTTAATTGAGATTTTAGTCACTTTTTGACGTGACTTGGAGAAAATATTAATGtttgaaaaggaaaaacaaaccGGAATTTTTCCCATAAAATTCCAATGGATTTTAATTGACGTTGATAGGtaacaaaagaaacaaaacaaagaaCAATTCACTGGGAATTGTTTTGGGagttttcttctattttcaaaatcgaaatgTATAGGAATGTGTGTGATCGAACAATTTATTCTTTGAAAGTGAGTGTATATTTCTCTGTTTTGTGTTTGTATGAAGGTTAATTGCTTCTTTCATATGAATGTAATACATTAACAATTGCAGCGGATGTGTAACTAAATCAATCCAGACAGAAACATCATGTTTCGAGTGGTCGTCGCACAGCTGCGAACGAATTGCTAACATGGATCGTTACACAGCGTTACACAGTTAATTTATCGTAGACTTTTCCTGAAACAGGTTCGCGCCGAAAGCTCTCTACGTTTACTAGAAGACTTTCAAGCATTAGGATCTCGCAGCGTTTCAAGcaaaattatttgattgattttcCGTCTGAAATTATtcctggttttttttttcttgtgtggTTTGCTTTTGGCTAACTTTCGTTCGTTCATCATCACGGCGAGTGGTCGACAATTTGTTACGTATTAACCACGGAAAAAATCGGAGCACCGACTAACGCTTGAAATTAGATAACTGCATTATAGTGTACGGTG is a window of Neodiprion pinetum isolate iyNeoPine1 chromosome 4, iyNeoPine1.2, whole genome shotgun sequence DNA encoding:
- the LOC124217515 gene encoding glycerol-3-phosphate dehydrogenase [NAD(+)], cytoplasmic-like isoform X2, whose translation is MGRTKKKVCIVGSGNWGSAIAKIVGANTVKFNTKFEERVTMYVYEEMINGKKLTEIINEQHENVKYLPGHKLPENVVAVPDLIEAAKDADFLIFVIPHQFIRTLCATLLGKIKPTAVGLSLIKGFDQGDGKSIELISKIIENLLKIQCYVLMGANLANEVAEGKFCETTIGCKDKRTAPLLRDMIQTENFRVVVVEDADAVEVCGALKNIVACGAGFVDGLGLGDNTKAAVIRLGLMEMVKFVDTFYGGSKLSTFFESCGVADLITTCYGGRNRRVCEQFVTSGKASEMGISAGRKKKQHF
- the LOC124217515 gene encoding glycerol-3-phosphate dehydrogenase [NAD(+)], cytoplasmic-like isoform X1, with product MGRTKKKVCIVGSGNWGSAIAKIVGANTVKFNTKFEERVTMYVYEEMINGKKLTEIINEQHENVKYLPGHKLPENVVAVPDLIEAAKDADFLIFVIPHQFIRTLCATLLGKIKPTAVGLSLIKGFDQGDGKSIELISKIIENLLKIQCYVLMGANLANEVAEGKFCETTIGCKDKRTAPLLRDMIQTENFRVVVVEDADAVEVCGALKNIVACGAGFVDGLGLGDNTKAAVIRLGLMEMVKFVDTFYGGSKLSTFFESCGVADLITTCYGGRNRRVCEQFVTSGKTIKQLEDELLAGQKLQGPATADEVHTMLVNRGATDKFPLFTAVHRICIAELKPAEFIDQIRSHPEHVMRLDGVIEDDDEGAA